One region of Mycolicibacterium lutetiense genomic DNA includes:
- a CDS encoding crotonase/enoyl-CoA hydratase family protein produces the protein MSVETLKTMTYEVTDRIARITFNRPEKGNSIVADTPLELQALVERADLDPNVHVILVSGRGEGFCAGFDLSAYADGTGEAGGGRYDGTVLAGQTQAVNHLPDQPWDPMVDYQMMSRFVRGFSSLMHADKPTVVKIHGYCVAGGTDIALHADQVITASDAKIGYPPMRVWGVPAAGLWAHRLGDQRAKRLLFTGDCITGAQAAEWGLAVEATEPDDLDERTERLVARIAAMPVNQLIMAKLACNSVLQQQGVATSRMVSTVFDGIARHTPEGHAFVADAVEHGFREAVRHRDEPMGDYGRRSSGV, from the coding sequence ATGAGCGTCGAAACGCTCAAGACGATGACCTATGAGGTCACCGATCGGATCGCGCGAATCACCTTCAACCGTCCCGAAAAAGGCAACTCGATCGTCGCCGACACCCCACTGGAACTGCAGGCCCTGGTCGAGCGCGCGGACCTCGATCCCAATGTCCACGTGATCCTGGTATCCGGTCGCGGTGAGGGCTTCTGTGCCGGATTCGACCTGTCTGCCTACGCCGATGGAACAGGTGAAGCCGGGGGAGGTCGCTACGACGGAACGGTGTTGGCCGGGCAAACCCAGGCCGTCAATCACCTTCCGGATCAACCGTGGGACCCGATGGTCGACTACCAGATGATGAGCCGGTTCGTCCGCGGCTTCTCCAGCCTGATGCACGCCGACAAGCCGACCGTGGTCAAGATCCACGGCTACTGCGTCGCCGGCGGAACCGACATCGCGCTGCATGCCGACCAGGTGATCACCGCTTCCGACGCCAAGATCGGCTACCCGCCGATGCGGGTGTGGGGTGTTCCGGCGGCCGGCCTTTGGGCGCACCGGCTGGGGGATCAACGCGCCAAACGTCTTCTGTTCACCGGGGATTGCATCACGGGCGCGCAGGCCGCCGAATGGGGTCTGGCCGTCGAGGCAACTGAGCCGGACGATCTCGACGAGCGCACCGAACGTCTCGTCGCACGCATCGCGGCCATGCCGGTCAACCAGCTCATCATGGCCAAGCTGGCGTGCAATTCCGTGTTGCAGCAGCAGGGGGTGGCGACCAGTCGGATGGTCAGCACGGTGTTCGACGGCATCGCGCGGCACACCCCCGAAGGGCACGCATTCGTCGCCGACGCGGTTGAGCACGGTTTCCGCGAAGCAGTGCGCCACCGCGACGAGCCGATGGGTGACTACGGGCGCAGGTCTTCCGGGGTCTGA
- a CDS encoding acyl-CoA dehydrogenase family protein, translating to MADTHVVTNQVPALEGYNPATSPVLAEALIREGGEWGIDEVHELGAINGSAQAQRWGELADRNQPVLHTHDRYGHRVDEVEYDPAYHELMNVAVTHGLHGAPWADDREGSHVVRAAKMSVWTVEPGHVCPISMTYAVVPALRFNPELAAIYEPLLTSRVYDPELKLATTKAGITAGMSMTEKQGGSDVRAGTTEATPNGDGTYSLRGHKWFTSAPMGDIFLVLAQAPGGLSCFFLPRILPDGSRNRMFLQRLKDKLGNHANASSEVEYDDATAWLVGEEGRGVPTIIEMVNLTRLDCTLGSATSMRSGLSRAVHHAQHRKAFGAYLIDQPLMRNVLADLAVEAEAATMLAMRMAGATDKAVRGDERESLLRRIGLAAGKYWVCKRATPHAAEAMECLGGNGYVEESGMPRLYREAPLMGIWEGSGNVSALDTLRAMATRPESVEVLFDELSKTAGQDPRLDHHVTTLQNDLTDLETITYRGRKVAEDISLALQGALLVRHGHPAVAEAFLASRLGGQWGQAFGTLPTGLDLAPILERALVKG from the coding sequence ATGGCCGATACGCACGTCGTCACCAATCAGGTCCCTGCGCTGGAGGGCTACAACCCCGCCACCTCCCCGGTGCTCGCCGAGGCTCTCATCCGCGAAGGCGGGGAGTGGGGCATCGACGAGGTCCACGAACTCGGCGCGATCAACGGCAGCGCCCAGGCTCAGCGCTGGGGCGAGCTCGCCGACCGCAACCAACCCGTGCTGCACACCCACGACCGCTACGGTCACCGGGTCGACGAGGTCGAATACGACCCGGCGTACCACGAACTGATGAACGTGGCTGTCACCCATGGTCTGCACGGTGCCCCGTGGGCTGATGACCGTGAGGGTTCGCATGTGGTGCGTGCCGCCAAGATGTCGGTGTGGACCGTCGAACCCGGGCACGTCTGCCCGATCTCGATGACCTATGCCGTGGTGCCTGCGCTGCGGTTCAACCCGGAGCTCGCCGCGATCTACGAGCCGCTGCTGACCAGTCGGGTGTACGACCCGGAACTGAAGCTCGCGACGACGAAAGCCGGCATCACGGCGGGTATGTCGATGACCGAGAAGCAGGGTGGTTCCGACGTTCGCGCCGGTACCACCGAGGCCACCCCCAACGGCGACGGCACCTACTCGCTGCGCGGCCACAAGTGGTTCACCTCGGCACCTATGGGCGACATCTTCCTGGTGCTCGCCCAGGCGCCGGGCGGACTGAGCTGTTTCTTCCTGCCGCGCATCCTGCCCGACGGCAGCCGCAACCGGATGTTTCTGCAGCGGCTCAAGGACAAGCTCGGCAACCATGCCAACGCCTCCAGTGAGGTCGAGTACGACGACGCCACCGCCTGGCTGGTCGGCGAGGAGGGTCGCGGCGTCCCGACCATCATCGAGATGGTCAACCTCACCCGGCTGGACTGCACGCTGGGCAGCGCCACCAGTATGCGCAGCGGCCTGAGCCGCGCCGTGCATCACGCTCAGCACCGAAAGGCGTTCGGCGCCTACCTGATCGATCAGCCGTTGATGCGCAACGTGCTGGCTGACCTGGCCGTGGAGGCCGAGGCGGCGACCATGCTGGCGATGCGGATGGCCGGTGCCACCGACAAGGCAGTGCGCGGCGACGAGCGCGAGTCGTTGTTGCGCCGTATCGGGCTGGCCGCCGGCAAGTATTGGGTGTGCAAGCGGGCCACCCCGCACGCTGCCGAGGCGATGGAATGCCTGGGCGGCAACGGCTATGTCGAGGAATCCGGCATGCCGCGCCTGTACCGGGAAGCCCCGCTGATGGGTATCTGGGAAGGTTCGGGCAATGTCAGCGCGCTGGATACCTTGCGCGCCATGGCAACCCGGCCCGAGAGCGTCGAGGTGCTCTTCGACGAACTGTCCAAGACGGCCGGGCAGGACCCGCGCCTGGACCACCACGTCACCACGCTGCAGAACGACCTGACCGACCTGGAGACCATCACCTACCGGGGCCGCAAGGTCGCCGAGGACATCTCGCTGGCACTGCAGGGCGCGCTGCTGGTGCGGCATGGACACCCGGCCGTGGCCGAGGCGTTCCTGGCCAGCCGGCTCGGCGGGCAGTGGGGTCAGGCGTTCGGCACCCTGCCGACCGGGCTGGACCTCGCCCCGATCCTCGAGCGGGCGCTGGTCAAGGGATGA